One window of Vitis riparia cultivar Riparia Gloire de Montpellier isolate 1030 chromosome 5, EGFV_Vit.rip_1.0, whole genome shotgun sequence genomic DNA carries:
- the LOC117913945 gene encoding nuclear export mediator factor Nemf: MVKVRMNTADVAAEIKFLRRLIGMRCANVYDLSPKTYMFKLMNSSGVTESGESEKVLLLMESGVRLHTTAYVRDKSMTPSGFTLKLRKHIRTRRLEDVRQLGYDRVVLFQFGLGANAHYVILELYAQGNILLTDSEFMVMTLLRSHRDDDKGVAIMSRHRYPVEICRVFERTATTKLQAALTSPKESESNEAVEASEGGNKVSDAPREKQGNHKGVKSSEPSKNTNDGARAKQATLKTVLGEALGYGPALSEHIILDAGLIPNTKVNKDSKFDIDTIQRLAQSVTNFENWLEDVISGDQVPEGYILMQNKIFGKNCPPSQPDRGSQIYDEFCPILLNQFKSREFVKFETFDAALDEFYSKIESQRSEQQQKAKEGSAMQKLNRIRVDQENRVHTLKKEVDYCIKMAELIEYNLEDVDAAILAVRVALANGMNWEDLARMVKEEKKSGNPVAGLIDKLYLERNCMTLLLSNNLDEMDDDEKTLPVDKVEVDLALSAHANARRWYEQKKRQENKQEKTVIAHEKAFKAAEKKTRLQLSQEKTVATISHMRKVHWFEKFNWFISSENYLVISGRDAQQNEMIVKRYMSKGDLYIHADLHGASSTVIKNHKPEHPVPPLTLNQAGCFTVCHSQAWDSKIVTSAWWVYPHQVSKTAPTGEYLTVGSFMIRGKKNFLPPHPLIMGFGLLFRLDESSLGSHLNERRVRGEEEGAQDFEENESLKGNSDSESEKEETDEKRTAESKSIMDPSTHQPILEGFSEISSAHNELTTSNVGSINLPEVPLEETNMLNGNDSEHIADISGGHVSSVNPQLEDLIDRALELGSNTASGKKYALETSQVDLEEHNHEDRKATVREKPYISKAERRKLKKGQKTSTSDAGGDHGQEEIEENNVSTSQPDKDVKNSQPAGGKISRGQKGKLKKMKEKYADQDEEERSIRMALLASAGRAHKIDKEKENENADTGKGMKPVNGPEEATKICYKCKKVGHLSRDCPEQPDETIHSHSNGVEDRRVDLDNSATEMDRVAMEEDDIHEIGEEEKGKLNDVDYLTGNPLPNDILLYAVPVCGPYSALQTYKYRVKIIPGTAKKGKAAKTAMNLFSHMPEATSREKELMKACTDPELVAAIIGNVKITAAGLTQLKQKQKKGKKSSKAS; encoded by the exons ATGGTGAAGGTCCGAATGAACACGGCCGACGTGGCCGCAGAGATCAAGTTCTTGCGACGATTAATCGGCATGCGTTGTGCCAACGTCTACGATCTCTCTCCCAAA ACTTATATGTTTAAGCTTATGAACAGTAGTGGCGTCACTGAATCCGGAGAGAGCGAGAAGGTTTTGTTGTTGATGGAAAGTGGTGTTAGATTGCATACCACTGCATATGTTCG GGACAAAAGTATGACTCCATCTGGGTTTACTCTTAAATTAAGAAAGCACATACGCACAAGAAGGCTAGAGGATGTGCGGCAGCTGGGATATGATCGG gTTGTCCTTTTTCAATTTGGACTTGGTGCTAATGCACACTATGTTATATTGGAGCTGTATGCCCAAGGAAACATTCTCCTTACAGATTCTGAGTTTATGGTCATGACTCTTCTTCGATCACACAG AGATGATGATAAAGGAGTTGCAATCATGTCACGCCATCGGTATCCAGTTGAAATTTGTCGAGTTTTTGAGCGTACTGCCACTACTAAGTTGCAAGCAGCCCTTACATCTCCCAAGGAATCTGAGAGCAATGAAGCAGTCGAGGCCAGTGAGGGTGGAAATAAAGTGTCTGATGCGCCTAGAGAGAAGCAGGGTAACCACAAAGGTGTGAAGTCATCTGAGCCAAGCAAAAATACTAATGATGGTGCTCGTGCCAAGCAAGCGACCTTGAAGACTGTTCTTGGAGAGGCACTGGGTTATGGGCCTGCACTTTCTGAGCATATTATTTTGGATGCTGGTCTGATTCCAAACACAAAAGTTAATAAGGATAGCAAATTTGACATTGATACAATTCAGCGTTTAGCCCAATCTGTCACTAACTTTGAGAACTGGCTAGAAGATGTTATCTCGGGTGATCAAGTTCCTGAAGGTTATATTTTAATGCagaataaaatttttggaaagaaCTGCCCCCCATCTCAACCAGATCGTGGTAGTCAG ATCTATGATGAATTCTGCCCAATTTTATTGAACCAGTTCAAATCAAGGGAGTTTGTAAAATTTGAGACTTTTGATGCTGCATTGGATGAGTTCTACAGTAAAATTGAGAGTCAACGATCAGAACAACAACAAAAGGCAAAAGAGGGGTCTGCCATGCAGAAACTCAATAGAATACGCGTGGATCAG GAAAATCGTGTGCATACACTGAAGAAGGAGGTTGACTACTGCATTAAAATGGCAGAATTGATAGAATATAACCTAGAAGATGTTGATGCTGCCATATTAGCTGTCCGTGTTGCTTTGGCAAATGGTATGAATTGGGAGGATCTTGCCCGAATggtgaaagaagagaaaaaatctGGAAATCCTGTAGCTGGCCTCATTGACAAGCTTTATCTTGAGAGAAATTGCATGACACTGCTGTTGAGTAATAACCTTGATGAAATGGATGATGATGAAAAGACACTTCCTGTGGATAAG GTAGAAGTTGATTTGGCACTTTCAGCACATGCCAATGCTCGGCGGTGGTATGAACAGAAGAAAAGGCAGGAAAACAAGCAGGAAAAGACTGTTATAGCTCATGAAAAAGCTTTTAAAGCTGCTGAAAAGAAGACTCGCCTCCAGCTTTCACAG GAAAAAACCGTTGCCACAATTTCACATATGCGAAAAGTTCACTGGTTTGAGAAATTTAATTGGTTCATCAGCAGTGAGAATTATTTGGTTATCAGTGGGCGTGATGCTCAACAGAACGAGATGATTGTCAAGCGTTATATGTCAAAAGGGGACCT GTATATCCATGCAGATCTACATGGAGCTTCAAGTACTGTGATCAAGAACCACAAGCCTGAACATCCAGTACCCCCTCTTACTTTGAACCAAGCAGGATGTTTCACT gTTTGTCACAGCCAGGCGTGGGATTCAAAGATTGTCACAAGTGCTTGGTGGGTTTATCCTCACCAGGTCAGTAAAACTGCTCCTACTGGGGAATATCTTACAGTTGGGAGTTTCATGATCCGTGGGAAGAAGAACTTTCTTCCTCCACACCCTCTTATAATGGGCTTTGGCTTGTTATTTCGCTTAGATGAGAGCTCCTTGGGATCACATTTAAATGAAAGGCGGGTGAGAGGTGAGGAGGAAGGGGCACAAGATTTTGAGGAGAATGAATCTCTTAAAGGAAATTCTGATTCTGAGTCAGAGAAGGAAGAAACAGATGAAAAACGTACTGCAGAGTCAAAAAGCATAATGGATCCATCAACACATCAACCAATATTAGAAGGCTTTTCTGAAATTAGTTCTGCTCATAATGAATTGACAACCTCCAATGTTGGATCCATCAATTTGCCTGAAGTTCCTCTTGAAGAGACGAATATGTTGAATGGAAATGATAGTGAGCATATAGCTGATATTTCTGGAGGACATGTTTCTTCTGTCAATCCACAACTTGAGGATCTCATTGATAGGGCTCTTGAACTTGGATCTAATACTGCATCTGGTAAGAAGTATGCTCTTGAAACTTCTCAAGTTGATTTGGAAGAACACAATCATGAAGACAGAAAGGCTACAGTCAGAGAGAAACCTTATATTTCAAAAGCTGAAAGAAGAAAGCTCAAGAAAGGCCAGAAAACCAGTACTTCAGATGCGGGTGGTGATCATGGacaagaagaaattgaagaaaataacgTCTCAACCAGTCAGCCAGACAAAGATGTCAAAAACTCACAGCCAGCTGGTGGGAAAATCAGCCGTGGGCAGAAGGGTAAGCTCAAGAAGATGAAAGAGAAGTATGCAGATCAGGATGAGGAAGAGAGAAGCATCCGTATGGCTTTACTAGCT TCTGCCGGAAGAGCACACAAGATTgacaaagagaaagaaaatgagaatgcAGATACAGGCAAAGGAATGAAACCAGTTAATG GCCCTGAAGAggcaacaaaaatatgttacaAATGTAAGAAGGTTGGTCACTTGTCCCGTGATTGTCCAGAACAGCCAGATGAAACAATCCATAGCCACTCTAATGGAGTTGAAGACCGGCGTGTGGATTTAGACAATAGTGCCACTGAGATGGACCGAGTAGCCATGGAGGAAGATGACATTCATGAGATAGGtgaagaagagaaaggaaaattgaatGATGTGGACTACTTGACGGGCAATCCACTGCCTAATGATATTCTCTTATATGCGGTGCCTGTCTGTGGTCCTTATAGTGCATTGCAAACATATAAATACCGTGTGAAGATAATTCCAGGCACagcaaagaaaggaaaag cTGCAAAAACTGCCATGAATTTGTTTAGCCACATGCCTGAAGCAACAAGCAGAGAGAAGGAATTGATGAAAGCATGTACAGATCCCGAGCTGGTCGCTGCTATTATTGGAAACGTGAAGATTACAGCTGCAGGCCTTACCCAGTTGAAGCAGAAGCAGAAGAAAGGCAAGAAAAGCAGCAAAGCAAGTTAG
- the LOC117913946 gene encoding 30S ribosomal protein S1, chloroplastic: MACLAQQFTGLRCPPISSSRLSKPFSPKQPQKPSFVRIVSAVAISNAQTKERLKLKEMFEDAYERCRTAPTEGVSFSADDFYSALDKYDFNSEIGTKVKGTVFCTDTNGALVDITAKSSAYLPVYEACIHKIKHVEEAGIVPGVREEFVIIGENEADDSLILSLRSIQYDLAWERCRQLQAEDVVVKGKVVGANKGGVVALVEGLRGFVPFSQISSKTIAEELLDKELPVKFVEVDEEQSRLVLSNRKAMADSQAQLGIGSVVTGTVQSLKPYGAFIDIGGINGLLHVSQISHDRVSDIATVLQPGDILKVMILSHDRERGRVSLSTKKLEPTPGDMIRNPKLVFEKAEEMAQTFRQRIAQAEAMARADMLRFQPESGLTLNSDGILGPVSADLPAEGLDLSDVPPADDS, from the exons ATGGCGTGTTTGGCACAGCAATTCACAGGGCTGAGGTGCCCACCTATCTCTTCTTCACGCCTTTCCAAACCCTTCTCTCCAAAACAACCCCAGAAGCCCAGCTTTGTTCGCATAGTCTCCGCTGTGGCAATCTCAAATGCCCAGACCAAAGAGAGGCTCAAGCTCAAAGAAATGTTTGAAGACGCCTACGAGCGATGCCGTACTGCTCCAACGGAAGGCGTCTCCTTCTCTGCCGACGATTTCTACTCCGCTCTCGACAAGTACGACTTCAATTCCGAAATTGGCACCAAG GTTAAGGGAACGGTGTTTTGCACCGACACCAATGGGGCACTTGTAGACATTACTGCAAAATCTTCAGCATATTTGCCGGTTTATGAGGCATGCATTCACAAAATAAAACATGTAGAAGAAGCTGGGATTGTTCCTGGTGTGAGGGAGGAGTTTGTGATTATTGGTGAAAATGAAGCTGATGATAGCTTGATCTTGAGCTTAAGGTCAATCCAGTATGATCTTGCATGGGAACGATGTAGACAGCTTCAGGCTGAGGATGTTGTTGTGAAGGGTAAG GTTGTAGGTGCAAATAAAGGTGGAGTGGTGGCATTGGTGGAGGGTCTTCGTGGGTTTGTTCCTTTCTCACAGATATCATCA AAAACAATTGCTGAAGAGCTTCTTGATAAAGAACTTCCCGTGAAGTTTGTGGAGGTTGATGAGGAACAGTCTAGGCTTGTTCTCAGCAACCGCAAGGCCATGGCAGACAGCCAGGCACAGCTAGGAATCGGATCAGTGGTTACTGGAACTGTTCAGAGTCTGAAACCATACGGTGCCTTCATCGACATTGGTGGAATTAATGGCCTTCTTCATGTCAGTCAGATCAGTCATGATCGTGTCTCAGATATTGCCACAGTTCTTCAACCTGGTGACATCCTCAAG GTTATGATCCTGAGCCACGACCGTGAGAGAGGCCGTGTGAGTCTCTCAACTAAGAAGTTAGAACCTACCCCTGGAGACATGATTCGCAATCCAAAGCTTGTTTTTGAGAAG GCGGAGGAGATGGCTCAGACATTCAGGCAGAGAATAGCTCAAGCAGAAGCTATGGCTCGGGCAGACATGCTAAGATTCCAACCTGAG AGTGGATTAACTCTCAATTCGGATGGAATCTTGGGCCCCGTTTCCGCAGACTTGCCAGCAGAGGGTCTAGATCTAAGTGATGTTCCTCCTGCTGATGACTCTTGA
- the LOC117914156 gene encoding galactinol synthase 2, which translates to MDVTTDRAYVTFLAGNGDYVKGVVGLAKGLRKVRSLYPLVVPVLPDVPEEHRQILKSQGCIVREIEPVYPPENQTQFSMAYYVINYSKLRIWEFVEYSKMIYLDGDIQVFENIDHLFDSQDGHFYAVKDCFCEQTWSHSTQYKIGYCQQCPNKVEWKAELGPPPPLYFNAGMFVFEPSLSTYSNLLDTLKVTPPTSFAEQDFLNMFFRDVYVPIPSEYNLVLAMLWRHPENVDLTKAKVVHYCAAGSKPWRFTGKEENMDREDIKELVRKWWEIYEDETLDYKTSLKDHDEKSSQDALLTAMCEAGLVPIRPAPRAA; encoded by the exons ATGGATGTAACTACTGATAGAGCATACGTCACTTTCTTAGCTGGAAATGGCGACTATGTGAAGGGAGTGGTGGGGTTGGCAAAGGGTCTGAGGAAGGTCCGGAGCCTGTACCCACTAGTGGTGCCTGTTCTGCCTGATGTGCCGGAGGAGCACCGCCAGATTCTGAAGTCACAAGGGTGTATTGTGAGGGAGATTGAGCCTGTGTACCCGCCGGAGAACCAGACCCAGTTTTCCATGGCTTATTACGTCATCAACTACTCAAAGCTTCGTATTTGGGAA TTCGTGGAGTACAGCAAGATGATATACTTGGATGGAGACATACAAGTATTCGAAAACATCGACCACCTCTTTGACTCACAAGACGGCCATTTCTATGCTGTGAAGGACTGTTTTTGTGAGCAGACATGGAGTCATTCCACCCAGTACAAAATTGGCTACTGTCAGCAGTGCCCGAACAAGGTGGAGTGGAAGGCCGAGCTCGGCCCTCCACCGCCGCTCTACTTCAACGCCGGCATGTTCGTCTTCGAGCCCAGTCTCTCTACCTACTCTAATCTCCTCGACACTCTCAAAGTCACCCCTCCTACTTCATTTGCCGAGCAG GACTTTCTGAACATGTTTTTCAGAGACGTCTACGTTCCAATCCCTTCTGAATACAACCTTGTGTTGGCCATGCTGTGGCGGCACCCCGAAAATGTGGACCTCACCAAAGCCAAAGTGGTTCACTATTGTGCGGCG GGATCGAAGCCGTGGAGGTTCACAGGGAAGGAGGAGAACATGGACAGAGAAGATATAAAGGAGTTGGTGAGGAAATGGTGGGAAATATATGAAGATGAGACATTGGATTATAAGACAAGCTTGAAGGATCATGACGAGAAGTCAAGCCAGGATGCGCTTCTTACCGCAATGTGTGAAGCTGGGCTTGTGCCCATCAGGCCCGCTCCTCGAGCTGCATAG
- the LOC117914947 gene encoding stress-response A/B barrel domain-containing protein HS1-like translates to MEEGKGVVKHVLLAKFKDSTPPDQIEELIKSYANLVSLIPPMKAFHWGKDVSIENMHQGFTHVFESTFESVEGMAEYVSHPAHVEAANRFLPHLEKVIVLDYKPTAVHL, encoded by the exons ATGGAAGAGGGAAAGGGAGTGGTGAAGCACGTATTGCTGGCAAAATTCAAAGATTCAACCCCACCCGACCAGATTGAGGAACTCATCAAGAGCTACGCCAACCTTGTCAGTCTCATTCCTCCCATGAAAGCCTTCCACTG GGGCAAGGATGTGAGCATTGAGAACATGCATCAAGGTTTCACTCATGTTTTCGAGTCCACCTTCGAGAGCGTGGAAGGCATGGCAGAGTACGTATCTCATCCAGCCCACGTCGAAGCTGCAAATCGGTTCCTGCCCCACCTGGAGAAAGTCATTGTTTTGGACTACAAGCCCACTGCAGTCCATCTCTGA
- the LOC117913928 gene encoding stress-response A/B barrel domain-containing protein HS1-like has translation MEEAKGVVKHVLLAKFKDSTPPDQIEELIKGYANLVNLVPPMKAFHWGKDVSIENMHQGFTHVFESTFESVEGIAEYVSHPAHVEFANLFLPHLEKVIVFDYKPITVHL, from the exons ATGGAAGAGGCGAAGGGAGTGGTAAAGCACGTATTGCTGGCAAAATTCAAAGATTCAACCCCACCTGACCAGATTGAAGAACTCATCAAGGGCTATGCCAACCTTGTCAATCTCGTGCCTCCCATGAAAGCCTTCCACTG GGGCAAGGATGTGAGCATTGAGAACATGCATCAAGGTTTCACTCATGTCTTCGAGTCAACCTTCGAGAGCGTGGAAGGCATTGCAGAGTATGTGTCTCATCCAGCTCATGTCGAATTCGCAAATCTGTTCCTGCCCCACCTGGAGAAAGTCATTGTTTTCGACTACAAGCCCATTACAGTCCATCTCTGA